The sequence ATCGTTCTGAGAGCTTGGTTTGCCCATGTCCGAAAAACTATCAGTCGCCATCATCACAAAAAATGAAGAAAATAACATCGAGCGCTGTCTGAAATCGGTACAATGGGCGGATGAGATCGTGGTGGTTGACAATGGCTCGACCGATCGGACGCCCGAAATCTGTCGGCAATACGCGACAAAGGTGATCTCTCAGCCCGAATGGCTGGGCTTTGGGCCGCTCAAACAATTGGCAGTCAACGCTGCCTCTCATGATTGGATTTTATCAATTGATTCGGATGAAGAAGTGAGCTTAGGTTTGCAATCGGAAATTCGAAAGATTTTGCAGCAGCCCAAGTTTCTTGGCTATCGTATCAAGCGCCAGTCCTTTTACCTGGGCCAGCCAATTCGATTCTGCGGTTGGCAACGGGATTATCCGTTGCGGTTGTTCGATCGCCGCTATGGCAATTTCAACGACAGCATCGTCCATGAATCGGTGAGTGTGAATGGCTCAGTAGCAAAAATTGAACAACCGATTTTGCACTACACTTATCCGACCATTCGCTCTCATATCGACCGAATGAATCGTTACACCGAATTGGGTTTGATCAAACTCATGGCACAGCATCGATCCTCCTCGCTTTTCGGCGCAGTGGCACGGGGCGTGGTCAAATTTATCAAGATGTACTTTTTGCAGCAGGGTTTTCGGGACGGTCGAATCGGGTTCGTTCTTTGCTATAATTCAGCGTTCGGCGTTTATCTAAAATATTTGAAGCTATGGGAAAATCAGCGATAAGGGTTTTGCATCTCGACACGGAACTGAACTGGCGGGGAGGCCAACAACAAGCTGCTTATCTTATTGAAGCCATGCATCGCAGCGGCTATGCCACTGCCATGGTTGGAGGGCCAAATTCAGCGATAGGTCAGTTCTGCCAGAACAAGGGAATTCCTTTTTTCCCGCTGCGCATCTTAGGAGAAGGAGATGTTATCGCAGGTCGCCGAGTTGCAGCATTGTGTCGACGTCATGGCTTTCGTATCTTGCATTTGCATTCGAGCCACGCCCTAAGCATCGGTTTGTGGGCCAAACTGTTTTTGCGATCGCTGAAACTGATCGCCGTTCGCAGGGTGGATTTTCATATTCAGCGGAATTGGCTCAGCCGGCTTAAATACCGGCATCGTTGGTTGGATCGCATCGTCTGTATTTCAGAAGCTATTCGCCAAGTTCTACTCCAAGATGGCATACCCAGCGATAAGTTGGTGACCATCCACAGCGGCGTTGATCTCCATAAATTCGATCAGATAAAACCATCTGCTGATTTCCGAGCTCAATTTAACATCCCAGTCGACCACATGCTGATCGGAACAGTTGCAGCTATGGCTGGGCATAAGGATTATCCGACACTGCTCCGCGCAGCAAAGATCGTCTGCAATACCCTGGACCATGTCACCTTCTGTGCAGTGGGCGATGGATCACAACGGGATAAAA comes from candidate division KSB1 bacterium and encodes:
- a CDS encoding glycosyltransferase family 2 protein, with the protein product MSEKLSVAIITKNEENNIERCLKSVQWADEIVVVDNGSTDRTPEICRQYATKVISQPEWLGFGPLKQLAVNAASHDWILSIDSDEEVSLGLQSEIRKILQQPKFLGYRIKRQSFYLGQPIRFCGWQRDYPLRLFDRRYGNFNDSIVHESVSVNGSVAKIEQPILHYTYPTIRSHIDRMNRYTELGLIKLMAQHRSSSLFGAVARGVVKFIKMYFLQQGFRDGRIGFVLCYNSAFGVYLKYLKLWENQR
- a CDS encoding glycosyltransferase, translated to MGKSAIRVLHLDTELNWRGGQQQAAYLIEAMHRSGYATAMVGGPNSAIGQFCQNKGIPFFPLRILGEGDVIAGRRVAALCRRHGFRILHLHSSHALSIGLWAKLFLRSLKLIAVRRVDFHIQRNWLSRLKYRHRWLDRIVCISEAIRQVLLQDGIPSDKLVTIHSGVDLHKFDQIKPSADFRAQFNIPVDHMLIGTVAAMAGHKDYPTLLRAAKIVCNTLDHVTFCAVGDGSQRDKILQLHRELGLGQRFVLPGYRTNIGDFFKNFDIFVLASKQEGLGTSLLDAQALGLPVIACRSGGIPEIIEHGYNGWLVPAQDETALASALITLINDPALRIELGKNALRSVKKFDIAITVKNNLKLYQTLLSE